The following are encoded together in the Octopus sinensis linkage group LG15, ASM634580v1, whole genome shotgun sequence genome:
- the LOC115219674 gene encoding AP2/ERF domain-containing protein PFD0985w-like: MEKTFDQQIDYLQVLHCKMFGKQLTNNKSSGEELSDNDLPGDELTDNDLCGEGLSDNDLCGKGLNDNDLSGEELSDNDLSGEGLNDNDLSGEELSDNDLSGKELSDNDLSGEELTNEFSGDELTNDRLSSNEISNKLSGNNVTDYRCSCQGLTSHKSSGQELNDNKLSDAKLSNNELLEMN; encoded by the coding sequence TTTGGTAAACAATTGACAAACAACAAATCATCTGGTGAGGAATTGAGTGACAATGACTTACCTGGTGATGAATTGACTGACAATGACTTATGTGGTGAGGGATTGAGTGACAATGACTTATGTGGTAAGGGATTGAATGACAATGACTTATCTGGTGAGGAATTGAGTGACAATGATTTATCTGGTGAGGGATTGAATGACAATGACTTATCTGGTGAGGAATTGAGTGACAATGATTTATCTGGTAAGGAATTGAGTGACAATGACTTATCTGGTGAGGAACTGACTAATGAATTTTCTGGTGATGAGTTGACCAATGACAGATTATCCAGTAATGAAATCAGCAACAAGTTATCTGGTAACAATGTGACTGACTACAGATGCTCTTGCCAAGGACTGACCAGTCATAAGTCATCAGGTCAAGAACTGAATGATAACAAATTATCTGATGCCAAACTGAGCAACAATGAATTATTGGAGATGAACTGA